One genomic region from Sylvia atricapilla isolate bSylAtr1 chromosome 16, bSylAtr1.pri, whole genome shotgun sequence encodes:
- the KIAA1755 gene encoding LOW QUALITY PROTEIN: uncharacterized protein KIAA1755 homolog (The sequence of the model RefSeq protein was modified relative to this genomic sequence to represent the inferred CDS: inserted 1 base in 1 codon), with translation MPARWMRRCKVLCRPSXPPFEATAPTVLGQVFRLLETSYQGDGLCCLLQFLIPAKRLFERLRQAACAPYFNRIFLHEGWPLCLHEKVVVHLAPLNPLLLRPGDFYLQAEPCEEHAARVTIKHLSLDLRSVEETPVPEATHALLFTNAWLEEVNSSWAGAPLHTCLVATENGVTPMPWSRIATPEFTDTPRAGADSVPTGARHEPDTASEPGAPSTPVPHGTANLPTPYSNIVGTIPGCKATSRKSSQGRYPGLIKVEQAGLRNKPAMLAVPSLSDIISQNLEGEYVDLLEQSQEDMDVLTKSLLPTYPPGRRRAGAEEMLPWANGGPGADAWPCGGALSSEESPCSPCTGRKLSQEPGPHVPKGRQRDSYMAALQNPVSFGSGLMAAILEEPDSPGSELPPATPRETSAQHRKGAGSPTFLTRQSRRATPGVPGQGGLVQRGRPRLPPGSSHKFSFLKGTRLGAAPEDERVASQHEGAWKKMSAIYSPRMGRARAAGKGTNAVTAAPMQEQSLESASCKNGPSVPSTGTVGQEPPAWQDLHAGLLRSGIICLPGSSDRLGRALLLVTTSGSAWRAAWCSAAELARLILYLCSLPRQEVKNGERREAKDVGLTVVVDARKQPPSPVLFSALRSVQNVSPGCIHSMLLLAEKELVSHRERLSGVQVETLTSLKALGRHVDSSQLPPELDGAFPYCHGEWVQFFQKLQPFTASLKRALELLQRCIQALRDTDALAGTQDAATGIRRHQELMQKVLSDPQLVRVQREGGFVLAKLRREAARLCTSDHVRTSMELAEGLYSQLEEELHNLVSQSNSCLEHLEFLRKVRELETEFGKLGSWLDGEAAARLQEMGTEDWSQDSCQGSTERFKEFLAQATAQYQHGLTLCQEAAEVRDTTFPEADAFQVAAALFQTKLMSFSKQLERRQAERELLQELVRFSNKVAGLKLDCRQCSARAQRGEGQALRCLQRSFQKLSVEFALEKLQDMKAQVRRMQSSQGLAAWTEAQHRYQETRQILEEMLAELQEAWGAQVDGKGDSSSPPSPGSAAPHSEVLVCRAAHSPEPAVLDDRGLAEQPETSTEGPGQPQGPGQSQPSNTPGSTLGVEQSSLQPHCRLGPQGAHTSHHHISADTPHPKARSKASLGAPGHLLQEHSQALRRRPFTLPPWTRFPGADPPRPTAVPHGTASDPSTAGAPAGPQAEAAQYFQISSQSSFSSEDSDSQNSMEEAPAATLALSRDLQSPRPSCPSEKAHQIIYLENHHTESSAKANTK, from the exons ATGCCGGCTCGCTGGATGCGGCGGTGCAAAGTGCTCTGCAGGCCCT ACCCGCCCTTCGAAGCCACTGCTCCCACTGTCCTGGGCCAGGTGTTTCGGCTGCTGGAGACCAGCTACCAGGGggatgggctctgctgcctgctccagtTCCTCATCCCGGCCAAGCGGCTCTTCGAGCGCCTGCGGCAGGCGGCCTGC gcTCCCTACTTTAACCGCATCTTTCTCCATGAAGGCTGGCCCTTATGTCTGCACGAGAAGGTGGTTGTGCACCTCGCGCCGCTCAACCCCCTCCTGCTGCGCCCTGGGGACTTCTacctgcaggcagagccctgtGAGGAGCACGCAGCCCGTGTCACCATCAAGCACCTGTCTCTGGACCTGCGCTCAGTGGAGGAGACACCTGTCCCCGAGGCCACCCACGCACTGCTCTTTACCAATGCTTGGCTGGAGGAGGTgaacagcagctgggctggagctccccTGCACACCTGCCTAGTGGCCACCGAGAATGGCGTCACCCCCATGCCGTGGAGCCGGATTGCCACTCCTGAGTTCACCGAcacccccagggctggagctgacaGTGTGCCCACTGGTGCCCGACATGAACCTGACACTGCATCTGAGCCGGGAGCACCCAGCACACCTGTGCCCCATGGCACAGCAAATCTCCCCACACCCTACAGTAACATCGTGGgcaccatcccaggctgcaaGGCCACCTCTCGGAAGTCAAGCCAGGGACGATACCCGGGACTGATCAAGGTGGAGCAGGCAGGTCTGCGGAACAAGCCGGCcatgctggctgtgcccagcctcaGTGACATCATCAGCCAGAACCTGGAGGGGGAGTAtgtggacctgctggagcaatCCCAGGAGGACATGGATGTCCTGACCAAATCCCTGTTGCCCACCTACCCTCCAGGGAGAagaagggctggggctgaggagaTGCTCCCCTGGGCAAATGGAGGACCGGGAGCAGACGCCTGGCCCTGCGGGGGAGCACTGAGCTCAGAGGAGAGTCCCTGCAGCCCGTGCACGGGGAGGAAGCTGAGCCAGGAGCCAGGGCCACATGTCCCAAAGGGCCGCCAACGTGACTCCTACATGGCCGCGCTGCAGAACCCGGTGAGCTTCGGCTCTGGGCTGATGGCAGCCATCCTGGAGGAGCCAGACAGCCCTGGCTCTGAGCTGCCCCCTGCCACACCCCGGGAGACCTCCgcacagcacaggaaggggGCTGGCAGCCCCACGTTCCTCACCCGCCAGTCCCGCCGGGCGACTCCTGGTGTGCCGGGGCAAGGGGGGTTGGTGCAGCGGGGCAGGCCCCGGCTCCCCCCAGGTTCCAGCCACAAGTTCTCCTTCCTGAAGGGCACACGGCTCGGGGCAGCCCCCGAGGATGAAAGAGTCGCCAGTCAGCATGAAGGGGCCTGGAAGAAGATGTCAGCCATCTACTCACCCAGgatgggcagagccagggcagcagggaaag GTACGAAtgcagtcactgctgctcccaTGCAGGAACAGTCCCTGGAAAGTGCCAGCTGCAAGAATGgtccctctgtgcccagcactggcactgTTGGTCAGGAgcctccagcctggcaggacCTGCACGCTGGGCTGCTCCGCTCAGGCATCATCTGCCTGCCAG GGAGCTCagacaggctgggcagggccctCCTCCTGGTGACCACCAGTGGCAGTGCCTGGCGGGCTGCGTGGTGCTCAGCTGCCGAGCTGGCAAGGCTCATCCTCTacctctgctccctccccag GCAAGAGGTGAAGAATGGTGAGAGGCGAGAAGCCAAGGATGTTGGGCTGACAGTTGTGGTGGATGCCAGGAAGCAGCCGCCCTCTCCTGTCCTGTTCTCAGCCCTCCGCTCTGTCCAG AATGTGTCTCCAGGCTGCATCCACAGCATGCTGCTCCTGGCCGAGAAGGAGCTGGTCTCCCACCGTGAGCGGTTGTCTGGGGTGCAG gtgGAGACTCTGACATCGCTGAAGGCTTTGGGCCGTCACGTtgacagctcccagctgcccccagagctggatggTGCCTTCCCCTACTGCCACGGCGAGTGGGTTCAATTCTTCCAG AAGCTGCAGCCCTTCACAGCCAGCCTCAAGCGGGCATTGGAGCTGCTGCAGCGCTGCATCCAGGCACTGCGGGACACCGACGcactggcagggacacag GATGCGGCCACGGGCATCAGGAGGCACCAGGAGCTGATGCAGAAGGTGCTGAGTGACCCTCAGCTGGTGCGGGTGCAGCGCGAGGGGGGGTTCGTGCTGGCCAAGCTGCGCAGGGAGGCCGCTCGCCTCTGCACCTCCGACCACGTCAG GACCAGTATGGAGTTGGCTGAGGGGCTGTATAGTCAGCTGGAGGAAGAACTTCACAACCTCGTGTCCCAATCCAACAGCtgcctggagcacctggagTTCCTCCGCAAGGTCCGGGAGCTCGAGACTGAGTTTGGCAAG CTGGGGTCCTGGCTGGATGGGGAGGCAGCGGCTCGGCTGCAGGAGATGGGCACCGAGGATTGGAGCCAGGacagctgccagggctccaCCGAGCGCTTCAAGGAGTTCCTCGCCCAGGCCACA GCTCAGTACCAGCATGGCCTgaccctgtgccaggaggcaGCTGAGGTCCGAGACACGACGTTCCCTGAGGCAGATGCCTTCCAAGTGGCTGCAGCCCTTTTCCAGACAAAGCTGATGAGCTTCTCCAAGCAGCTGGAGCGGCGGCAGGCAGAacgggagctgctgcaggagcttgTCCGGTTCTCCAACAAG GTGGCAGGGCTGAAGCTGGACTGCCGGCAGTGCTCGGCCCGGGCGCAGCGCGGGGAAGGCCAAGCACTGCGGTGCCTGCAGAGATCCTTCCAGAAGCTCTCGGTGGAGTTCgccctggagaagctgcaggacaTGAAGGCTCAGGTGCGCAGGATGCAGAGCAGCCAAGGGTTGGCAGCCTGGACAGAGGCACAGCACAGGTACCAGGAGACCCGGCAGATCCTGGAGGAGATGCTGGCAGAACTGCAGGAGGCCTGGGGAGCACAAGTTGACGGGAAGGGAGACTCCTCCAGCCCCCCCAGCCCAGGGTCTGCAGCCCCTCACTCAGAAGTCCTGGTGTGCAGAGCagcccacagccctgagccagcagtgttgGATGACAGGGGGttggcagagcagccagagaCCAGCACTGAGGGaccaggacagccccaggggcCAGGACAGTCCCAGCCCAGCAACACTCCTGGCTCCACGCTGGGTGTGGAGCAGAGTTCTCTGCAGCCCCACTGCCGGCTGGGGCCTCAGGGTGCCCACACCTCTCACCACCACATCTCTGCTGACACCCCGCATCCCAAAGCCAGGAGCAAAGCCAGCCTGGGAGCTCCAGGACACCTcctccaggagcacagccaggccctTCGGAGGCGTCCCTTCACTCTGCCTCCCTGGACACGCTTTCCAGGTGCTGACCCACCACGTCCCACTGCTGTGCCCCATGGGACTGCCTcagatcccagcacagctggtgcaccagcagggccacaggcaGAAGCTGCCCAGTACTTCCAGATTTCCAGCCAGAGCAGTTTCTCCTCTGAAGATTCAGATTCACAGAACTCCATGGAAGAAGCCCCAGCAGCAACCTTGGCTTTGTCCAGGGACCTCCAGAGTCCCAGACCATCCTGCCCATCCGAAAAGGCCCACCAGATCATTTACCTGGAGAACCACCACACTGAGAGTTCAGCTAAAGCGAATACCAAGTAA